In Colwellia sp. M166, a genomic segment contains:
- a CDS encoding MFS transporter, translating into MKTRFNTEPLSFKEKVGYGMGDMASNFYMGFFALFLLYYYTDVYGISAAAAASMLLVTKVIDAISDPAMGLLADRTTTKWGKYRPYLLWMAIPYALLGYLLFLGPEFGDTGKLIFAYVSYSLVMLAYTAINVPYSGLMAVIHPESGERTKAAQFRFIFASIGSLVVGASAKPLVEFLGGGDELLGFRLTIILFAVLSVAVFWYTFAVTRERVMPKKHEASIKDDLSTLLKNKSWLILVGTGVFVVVGLVARFASIAYYTKYYMNDDGSNVFLWMDQTTFIISCGLLGQLFGALITPMLVARFEKHKLMFVTNFFHAILLFFGFTISPDNVALTTIVHTLGIITFGIAITLLFTMYTDCVEYGEWKTGNNSAGLTVSASMFSLKFGSAVGGALPGFILAAFGFVANQTQTPESIEGIRYMFNILPAVFFFLGAVLILFYKIDRAQLTQIECDLAERRS; encoded by the coding sequence ATGAAAACAAGATTTAATACGGAGCCATTATCTTTTAAAGAAAAGGTAGGTTATGGCATGGGGGATATGGCTTCAAACTTCTATATGGGGTTCTTTGCGCTGTTCCTGCTTTATTATTACACGGATGTGTACGGTATTTCTGCTGCTGCTGCGGCAAGCATGTTATTGGTGACAAAAGTAATTGATGCCATTAGTGATCCTGCTATGGGCTTACTTGCAGATCGCACAACCACTAAGTGGGGCAAGTACCGACCTTACTTGCTTTGGATGGCAATTCCTTATGCATTGCTTGGTTACCTTTTATTTTTAGGTCCTGAATTTGGTGACACAGGTAAATTAATTTTTGCCTACGTATCTTATTCATTGGTCATGCTCGCTTATACCGCGATTAATGTTCCTTATTCAGGGCTCATGGCAGTTATTCATCCTGAATCAGGCGAGCGGACTAAAGCAGCACAATTTAGATTTATTTTTGCTTCAATAGGGTCGCTAGTGGTTGGAGCTTCCGCTAAACCTTTAGTTGAGTTTTTAGGTGGTGGTGATGAACTACTTGGTTTTCGCTTAACTATCATTTTATTTGCAGTGCTTTCCGTCGCCGTTTTTTGGTATACCTTTGCAGTTACTAGAGAAAGAGTAATGCCTAAAAAGCATGAGGCTAGTATCAAGGATGATCTGTCGACTTTACTGAAGAACAAGTCTTGGTTGATACTGGTTGGCACTGGGGTTTTTGTTGTTGTTGGCTTGGTTGCACGTTTTGCGTCAATCGCTTATTACACAAAATACTATATGAATGACGACGGAAGCAATGTGTTTTTGTGGATGGATCAAACCACATTTATTATTTCATGTGGTTTACTAGGCCAGCTATTTGGTGCCCTGATTACCCCTATGCTAGTCGCACGCTTTGAGAAACATAAATTAATGTTTGTTACTAATTTCTTCCATGCAATATTATTATTTTTTGGTTTTACAATCTCACCAGATAATGTCGCACTTACGACTATAGTTCACACGCTAGGGATTATTACCTTTGGTATTGCAATCACCTTATTATTCACCATGTATACCGATTGTGTGGAGTATGGAGAGTGGAAAACAGGTAACAATAGTGCAGGTTTAACGGTGTCAGCTTCTATGTTTTCATTGAAGTTTGGCTCTGCTGTAGGTGGTGCATTACCGGGTTTTATTCTTGCTGCATTTGGCTTTGTTGCTAATCAAACCCAAACACCTGAATCAATTGAAGGTATTCGTTATATGTTTAACATATTGCCCGCGGTATTCTTTTTTCTGGGAGCCGTGTTGATACTTTTCTATAAAATTGACCGTGCTCAATTAACACAAATTGAATGTGATTTAGCTGAGCGTCGTAGCTAA